The Petrotoga mobilis SJ95 genomic sequence CTAGTCCAACTATCCCCTGTTACCCAATAAAATGCTTCATCCAAATTGCTAAAAGCGTTTGTATTTAAGACCCTTATTATCTCTCTAAGTGCACCCTCTCCGTAATTATTCACTATTTCTTTCACCAAAATTGTTCCATACATATAGTTAAAACCAGCAGGACTCCATATATCGATTGAAGAACCTGATCCCAAATAATATCTCGGAAAGTTGTTACTCAATATCTCAGATCTTAGATACATATTAAAGAGATCGTCTTCAAATCTTCCCCCAAACTCTTTACTTTCCATGTAAATAGAAAGACCCTCATGCAAATAGCTCGGCTGATGATACATGTTAAGCGTATTTTTAATCAATTTACTGGGAATCCAATATATAAAAGGATCTCTAACATCATTTCCATAAAAAATGTGATTCAACTCATGAGAAAAAACAAATTTACCCCAATCTTCTACATTTCCCCCCAACGCTAAAAAATCCTCTGGAGGATTAACGTAAAGTCTTATCACATTTGTACCTGTGGAAGCAAAAGAGTTTGTAAAATCAACATCGTCTAAAATATAAACCGTGATTTTACCAGGATTTGAATCATAAAAATAAGTATACTTTGCATACAACTCTTCAGCGGTATCGACTATTTCTTCGTAAAAATAATAAAGATCCTTCTCAAAAACAAACCTGTAATTCTCTGTTTCTACCTGATAAAGATCTTTTGGTGGTGTATAAACAGAAGAAGAAAAAATCGATAAAGAAATCGATAGGCAAAATATCAATACAAACAATTTTCTAAATCCTTTAATTGTCATCCCCAAATCACTCCTTTGATTTTTTTAAAAGCTCATTCAATTATAATATAATTTTTTAAAAAATTAAAATGGTCGATGAGGTATTGACAAACTTTACTTTTTATGATAGACTTATCTTTGGAATTAATGCCGAGATGGCGGAATTGGTAGACGCTGCGGACTTAAAATCCGCTGGGTAGGAATACCCGTGTCGGTTCGAGTCCGACTCTCGGCACCATTTAACTTAATTATACTACATTACTTGGTGCGGGGTGGAGCAGTCTGGTAGCTCGTCGGGCTCATAACCCGAAGGCCGTAGGTTCAAATCCTACCCCCGCTACCATTTGTTATATGGCGGCGTAGCTCAGTTGGCTAGAGCATACGGTTCATACCCGTAGTGTCAAGAGTTCGAATCTCTTCGCCGCCACCATAAATGAAATTTTTTAAATAAAAAGATGGGGTAAACTAATAGATGCCCCATCTTTTTATTTTATTTTAATATCTTGACGAATTATTAATCACTCTTTCTTAGCCTCAAAATTCTGCTATAAAAATGAGTTACTTTTCCAGTTTCGAAGAAATCTTTAGAGGAATCCTCTATTATAATTCCCCTTTCTTTCAATGCCTTTCCAGATAATTTAATCATCTCTTTTTCTTCACCCTGAAGTCCTTCATAAACAGTGTATACAGCATCGTTTTCCAAACCTTTTAGTTTGACATCCACCCTATCAAACAAACCAAACCTTCTTGGATTCCTTAAATATATCAAAACACCTTCATCTTTGTTTTTACTCAAATATTCCACGGCAAAATACCTATCATTTGTAACGTAAGAAAGCCTGAATTGATAGCCTTCTTGTACTATCTCTCTTATCTCTTTATAAAACTGAACTTGATACCTTGCCAAATCGAAATCTCTTTCAGAGAATTTATTCAAATCCGCACCGATTCCCAAAGATCCCATCATTGATGAATGAAATCTGTATGTCAAAGGATAAGTATCTTTTCCTCCCCAGTCAGTTACCCACCCCATCATTATTTTCGGTGCGTATGCATATGAAAAACCCTCTTGGATCTCTAACCTGTCAAATGGGTCTGTGTTGTCGCTTGTCCATACTTGATCCGCATATTGCATTAAGCCTATATCCACTCTTCCCCCACCGCTGGAACAGTTTTCAAAAGTAACGTGTGGATGTTTTTCTCTCAAATATTTCCAAATATCGTATAAGTTCCACACGTATTTAACCCATATTTCTCTTTGTTTTCGTGGTTCCACTTGCATCCATCCTGACTCAAAAACATGTCTGTTCATATCCCATTTGACGAAATCTATATCGTTCTGTGTTAAAAGATTATCCATGAAATCTACGATGAACTTTTTTACATCTTCTCGTGCCAAATTAAGCATCAATTGATTCCGTTGAAGTGATTTTGGTCTATTTGGAAAACTAATAACCCAGTCAGGGTGTTTTCTATACAATTCACTGTTAGGATTAACCATCTCTGGTTCTACCCATATACCAAAATCCATTCCCAAGGTCTTAACATAGCTTATCAAAGGTTGCAAACCATCTGGGAATTTTTCTTTGTTCACATACCAATCACCTAACCCAGCATGATCGTCGTTTCTTTTCCCAAACCATCCATCGTCTATAACAAAAAGTTCTACACCAATCTTTGCAGCCTTTTCAGCCAATATTTTTTGATTTTCTTCGTTCACATTGAATGTCGTGGCTTCCCAAGAATTGTACAAAACCTTTCTTAATTTGTGTGCTTTATCTTTTGGCAGTATATAATCGAGCTGATAATGATGTATATTCTGGCTCGCCTTTGTAAAACCCTCGTCTGAAAAGCCAAACATAAATTTAGGAGTAGTAATCTTTTCTGAGGGTTCTAATATATAACTAAAATCCCAGTCATTTATCCCCCCAATTATCGCTATTCTTTCATATATACGTTTTTGTACTACTATTTTCCAATTACCACTCCAGGCTAATTCACCAAAATATACCTTTCCACGATCTTCATCAGCAGAGTAATCGATCGCAAAAAAAGGATTTAGATAGGCGCTTGTTTTCCCAACCCTACTTTCCAAAACTTTGCTTCCCTCGTTTATTTCTTCCCTTCTTAAATGAAATTCACTCCCCCACATACCTGTAAGATAATTTAATTTTGCTTTTTCATCATTTTCAACATACAACGAGGCAGATTTCATATCTTCTATCTTTATTTCTTCATTAGAATTATTTTCGATTTCAACCCATCTTTCTATGATATCGTACTTTTCTATAACCTTGTAGAAAAGATTTACGCTCAAATTATAATGATCATCGCTTAACCTGATTACTAGATCATTACCACTCACTTCAAAACTTTTGTAATTCAACACAACATCCCTAACACCATCGGAATACTCAACTTTCAAACAATGCTCTAAATTGTTCTTTTCTCCTCTTACAGAAAACTCATCGTTCCACGTGTATCTGTCCATTAAAATTAGATCTTTAACTTCTGGGTAGTCTTGAACCCTTGGCAACTTTGATCCCCAATACAAATTTTTAATCTTTCCTTGATCATCATCTAATCCAAAAACGTAACCCATA encodes the following:
- a CDS encoding alpha-galactosidase codes for the protein MPINFDKETKRWLLETENMGYVFGLDDDQGKIKNLYWGSKLPRVQDYPEVKDLILMDRYTWNDEFSVRGEKNNLEHCLKVEYSDGVRDVVLNYKSFEVSGNDLVIRLSDDHYNLSVNLFYKVIEKYDIIERWVEIENNSNEEIKIEDMKSASLYVENDEKAKLNYLTGMWGSEFHLRREEINEGSKVLESRVGKTSAYLNPFFAIDYSADEDRGKVYFGELAWSGNWKIVVQKRIYERIAIIGGINDWDFSYILEPSEKITTPKFMFGFSDEGFTKASQNIHHYQLDYILPKDKAHKLRKVLYNSWEATTFNVNEENQKILAEKAAKIGVELFVIDDGWFGKRNDDHAGLGDWYVNKEKFPDGLQPLISYVKTLGMDFGIWVEPEMVNPNSELYRKHPDWVISFPNRPKSLQRNQLMLNLAREDVKKFIVDFMDNLLTQNDIDFVKWDMNRHVFESGWMQVEPRKQREIWVKYVWNLYDIWKYLREKHPHVTFENCSSGGGRVDIGLMQYADQVWTSDNTDPFDRLEIQEGFSYAYAPKIMMGWVTDWGGKDTYPLTYRFHSSMMGSLGIGADLNKFSERDFDLARYQVQFYKEIREIVQEGYQFRLSYVTNDRYFAVEYLSKNKDEGVLIYLRNPRRFGLFDRVDVKLKGLENDAVYTVYEGLQGEEKEMIKLSGKALKERGIIIEDSSKDFFETGKVTHFYSRILRLRKSD